Proteins co-encoded in one Zalophus californianus isolate mZalCal1 chromosome 9, mZalCal1.pri.v2, whole genome shotgun sequence genomic window:
- the LOC113921706 gene encoding thymosin beta-4-like, with translation MFDKPRMPEIEKFGKSKLKKTEMQEKNSLPSRETTAQEKQTEESQGGATNMHNSIQHCFLTSLPLAV, from the coding sequence ATGTTTGACAAACCCCGTATGCCTGAGATTGAGAAATTCGGTAAgtcaaaattaaagaagacagaaatgcaagagaaaaaTTCACTGCCTTCAAGAGAGACGACGGCACAGGAGAAGCAAACAGAGGAATCCCAAGGAGGCGCCACCAATATGCACAATTCCATTCAGCATTGCTTTCTCACTTCACTTCCTTTagctgtttaa